A portion of the Roseovarius sp. SCSIO 43702 genome contains these proteins:
- a CDS encoding ABC transporter permease: MRRFAATRATSALVLREMGSSFGRTPGGYIWAILEPVAAVALLAGIFTLAFDKPPLGRDFALFYASGYLPFMLYSDLAQKVGVALRYSRPLMAYPAVSWWDALAARFILNTLTHLVVVVLFLAALFAWSGIPVNLRLPSLAAALGLAAFLGAGVGCLNAYLFEAFPVWERAWAILNRPLFILSGVLFLPDAVPPPFDDLFWLNPLVHVVTEMRVGLYAGYGPAEVSSLYVLGIGGVAMAFGLMLLRRSAHDFLATP; the protein is encoded by the coding sequence ATGCGAAGATTCGCTGCAACCCGCGCGACGTCCGCACTCGTTCTGCGCGAAATGGGATCGAGCTTCGGGCGCACGCCGGGCGGGTATATATGGGCAATCCTCGAGCCGGTCGCCGCCGTCGCGCTGCTTGCCGGGATCTTCACGCTCGCATTCGACAAGCCGCCGCTCGGGCGGGACTTCGCGCTCTTCTACGCAAGCGGCTACCTCCCCTTCATGCTCTATAGCGATCTCGCGCAGAAGGTCGGCGTCGCCTTGCGGTACTCCCGGCCGCTCATGGCCTATCCGGCGGTAAGCTGGTGGGACGCGCTTGCCGCGCGTTTCATCCTCAACACCCTGACGCATCTGGTCGTGGTGGTCCTCTTTCTTGCGGCGCTTTTCGCGTGGTCAGGCATTCCGGTGAACCTCAGGTTGCCGAGCCTCGCCGCGGCGCTGGGCCTCGCCGCGTTCCTGGGCGCGGGCGTAGGTTGCCTGAACGCCTACCTCTTCGAGGCGTTTCCGGTCTGGGAACGTGCCTGGGCGATACTCAACCGGCCGCTCTTCATCCTATCCGGCGTTCTTTTCCTGCCCGACGCGGTGCCCCCGCCTTTCGACGATCTCTTCTGGCTCAATCCGCTTGTCCACGTGGTCACGGAGATGCGCGTCGGCCTTTATGCGGGGTACGGCCCTGCCGAGGTGTCGTCGCTCTATGTGCTGGGCATAGGCGGCGTCGCGATGGCCTTCGGCCTGATGCTGTTGCGGCGAAGCGCGCATGATTTCCTGGCGACACCATGA
- a CDS encoding sugar transporter has protein sequence MTTTKHLPPAPKPVAQQFPALVPALPSDRAHPPARPARARRRHILLTVSFVGLVLGQVILAAWYLYGRAADQYGSTFGFAVHSESETDGSLLQRVSGLAAISGVQSSDTDILYEYLHSQALVARIDRELDLRTLWAAPENDPVFAFDPAGSIEDLTSYWSRMIRVSYDSGAGIMTIEARAFDPADAQAIAMAIESACSELINRLSAVARQDRLGHAQGELRQAEHRLSDARQALTAFRVRHRLVDPMADLAGEMGVIQELQQALAEELVTLDMLRATIGNGRVGARKGEITDVRITQSELQIEVIRDRIAQERQKFGGEGGSRDYARLMGEFERLRVDVEVAQEAYVVALAAFETARAASDRQVRYLAPYSAPTLPETSRYPDRFVLLAAIAAGLFLLWSVLVLVAYSLRDRT, from the coding sequence ATGACCACGACCAAACATTTGCCTCCTGCGCCGAAGCCGGTGGCGCAGCAGTTTCCAGCCCTCGTTCCGGCACTGCCCTCGGACCGGGCACATCCGCCGGCCAGGCCCGCGCGTGCGCGGCGGCGGCACATCCTCCTGACGGTCAGTTTCGTGGGCCTGGTGCTCGGGCAGGTGATTCTCGCGGCTTGGTATCTCTACGGGCGCGCGGCCGATCAATACGGGTCCACCTTCGGCTTCGCCGTGCATAGCGAATCGGAAACCGATGGCTCGCTGCTTCAGAGGGTCTCGGGGCTTGCCGCCATTTCGGGCGTGCAATCGTCGGATACCGACATACTTTATGAATACCTGCACTCGCAGGCGCTCGTGGCGCGGATCGACCGCGAGCTCGATCTGCGCACATTATGGGCAGCGCCCGAAAATGACCCCGTCTTCGCCTTCGATCCCGCAGGGTCGATCGAGGATCTGACCAGCTACTGGTCCCGCATGATCCGCGTCTCGTACGATTCGGGCGCCGGCATCATGACGATCGAGGCGCGTGCCTTCGATCCGGCCGACGCGCAAGCCATCGCCATGGCCATCGAGAGCGCGTGCAGCGAACTCATCAACAGGCTGAGCGCGGTCGCACGACAGGATCGGCTGGGACATGCCCAAGGCGAATTACGGCAGGCCGAACATCGGCTGAGCGACGCGCGCCAGGCTTTGACGGCCTTCCGCGTGCGCCACCGGCTCGTCGATCCCATGGCCGACCTTGCCGGCGAAATGGGCGTGATCCAGGAACTTCAACAGGCGCTGGCCGAGGAACTCGTGACGCTCGACATGCTCCGCGCCACGATCGGCAATGGCCGCGTGGGCGCCCGCAAGGGCGAGATCACCGATGTCCGCATCACACAAAGCGAACTCCAGATCGAGGTCATTCGCGACCGGATCGCGCAGGAGCGGCAGAAATTCGGCGGCGAAGGCGGATCGAGGGACTACGCCCGGCTCATGGGCGAGTTCGAGCGCCTCCGCGTCGATGTCGAAGTGGCGCAGGAGGCCTACGTGGTAGCACTCGCCGCTTTCGAGACGGCGCGGGCCGCCTCCGACAGGCAGGTGAGATACCTTGCCCCCTACAGCGCCCCGACCCTGCCCGAGACCTCGCGCTATCCTGACCGATTCGTCCTGCTGGCCGCGATCGCCGCGGGCCTCTTCCTTCTGTGGAGCGTTCTTGTCCTCGTGGCCTACAGCCTTCGCGACCGGACCTGA
- a CDS encoding ABC transporter ATP-binding protein, which yields MISLHHVFKTHVSRGVETCVARDLSFEFPRGEAMALLGRNGAGKSSLLRLVAGTMKPDSGRIRRRGRVSWPVGFQGSFHPDLTGLENTRFVARVYGADTDDVTDFVESFTNLGAHFRLPVRGYSAGMRARLAFATSMAIPFDTYLIDEVTSVGDGAFRRKSEALLKERLGTAGAIVVSHATDLLRRLCISGAVLENGRLFFYARVERAIEHHDHLMQGQLPPWLR from the coding sequence ATGATCTCGCTGCATCACGTCTTCAAGACCCATGTCAGCCGCGGCGTCGAAACCTGCGTCGCCCGCGATCTCAGCTTCGAGTTTCCACGTGGCGAGGCGATGGCCCTGCTGGGCCGGAACGGTGCGGGCAAATCGAGCCTCCTTCGCCTGGTGGCGGGCACGATGAAGCCCGATTCGGGCCGTATCCGGCGACGGGGACGCGTCTCGTGGCCGGTCGGCTTCCAGGGCAGCTTTCACCCCGACCTGACAGGCCTTGAAAACACCCGCTTCGTGGCACGGGTCTACGGGGCCGATACCGATGACGTGACGGATTTCGTCGAGAGCTTCACCAACCTGGGTGCTCATTTCCGCCTGCCGGTGCGCGGCTACTCCGCGGGGATGCGCGCGCGGCTGGCCTTCGCCACGTCGATGGCGATCCCGTTCGACACCTACCTCATCGACGAGGTGACATCCGTGGGCGACGGCGCCTTTCGCCGGAAGAGCGAAGCGTTGCTCAAGGAGCGCCTCGGCACCGCCGGTGCGATCGTCGTGTCCCACGCCACCGACCTGCTGCGGCGCCTGTGCATCTCGGGCGCGGTGCTCGAAAACGGCCGCCTCTTCTTCTATGCGCGGGTCGAGCGCGCGATCGAGCATCATGACCATCTCATGCAGGGGCAGCTGCCGCCCTGGCTTCGATGA
- a CDS encoding glycosyltransferase, whose translation MAITVLMPVRDGARYLPAQLHSLAAQEHLPHALIVSDDGSRDESRAVVEKFARHAPFDVTILRGPGRGLARNIHTLVAAMPPGMITFCDQDDVWLPHRLGSACAALEAQVGPALHVTARIVTDSALHHRRILRPPATTGFAEALLRNAAPANATVLNEAAAALVKSALPAPDRLPHFPDWWIHALVTGAGGSVFRDPRPGLLYRQHGTNLLGASGSIRGGLRRLGLLFDGRYGEWLQSHLDALDACRALLAPEATTKLDALRRALADPSRHLPPPRMGQSGAIRHAALCAARFCGRI comes from the coding sequence ATGGCGATCACCGTACTCATGCCGGTCCGCGACGGGGCACGATACCTGCCGGCACAGCTTCACAGCCTGGCCGCGCAGGAGCATCTGCCACACGCCCTCATCGTGTCGGACGATGGCTCGCGCGACGAAAGCCGCGCGGTGGTCGAAAAATTCGCCCGCCACGCGCCCTTCGACGTGACGATCCTCCGTGGCCCCGGCCGGGGTCTGGCCCGCAACATTCACACCCTCGTGGCCGCGATGCCGCCGGGCATGATCACGTTCTGCGACCAGGACGACGTCTGGCTTCCGCACCGGCTCGGCTCCGCCTGCGCGGCTCTCGAGGCGCAAGTTGGACCGGCGCTGCATGTTACCGCGCGGATCGTGACCGATTCCGCCCTTCACCATCGGCGCATCCTTCGCCCGCCTGCCACGACCGGCTTTGCCGAGGCGCTCCTGCGCAACGCCGCCCCCGCGAACGCCACCGTGCTGAACGAGGCGGCGGCGGCACTGGTCAAGAGCGCCCTGCCCGCGCCCGACCGCCTTCCGCATTTCCCGGATTGGTGGATCCATGCGCTTGTCACCGGGGCCGGCGGCTCGGTCTTTCGCGACCCTCGGCCGGGGCTTCTCTACCGTCAGCATGGGACGAACCTGCTTGGCGCATCGGGCAGTATCCGGGGCGGCCTCCGGCGGCTTGGCCTGCTTTTCGACGGGCGATACGGCGAATGGCTGCAATCCCATCTCGACGCGCTCGACGCCTGCCGCGCCCTGCTCGCACCGGAAGCCACCACGAAACTCGATGCGCTTCGCCGGGCCCTCGCCGACCCAAGCCGTCATCTCCCGCCCCCACGGATGGGCCAATCAGGAGCGATCCGCCACGCCGCCCTTTGCGCGGCAAGGTTTTGTGGTCGCATTTGA
- a CDS encoding calcium-binding protein, with amino-acid sequence MLSLALRSTRLSEDPFNLSGVGSLITHQDDATGRTWLHAASEATGTISLFELGEGWSLGTEVTTTLSGPGATFRAADLAIISGDGQTTLLVSRVHTQQINTFDLQADGSATNQTQIAAPLGSEVTQMTTLSTGGAEFLITGTRDGPGLRVFEWTAAGQPELRDSITDHPKVAAGNTSDLQTLTVAGTPYVLTASSTDGAISSFTIGADGKMKLVDTLGVKDGLWTSGLDALAPVEAHGHSFLAVTAVNSSSLTLLRVNPMGVLFVEDHEVDSLGTRFHRADAVASFTVGARGFILAGGADDGITLTEIMPDFSLIPHDPLVNATGGALANISAIATATFQDEVQVIAAGQPGLSLATLDTSLIAAPRIGTGGSDVLTGGAGDDLIWGEAGNDTLHGGAGDDILMGGAGADRLTGGTGSDLFILDRGAERDIITDFTLGEDIIDPTRWGRIYDHQALSITAQSDGAEIRYADFRVRLYTDDGSSLSADDFSNADFLF; translated from the coding sequence ATGCTGTCACTGGCCCTACGCTCGACCCGCCTGAGCGAAGATCCCTTCAACCTGAGCGGCGTCGGAAGCCTCATCACCCATCAAGACGACGCGACCGGGCGAACGTGGCTTCATGCCGCGTCCGAGGCGACGGGAACGATTTCGCTCTTCGAGCTTGGCGAGGGCTGGAGCCTCGGCACCGAAGTCACGACCACGCTTTCGGGACCGGGCGCGACCTTCCGCGCCGCCGATCTCGCCATCATCTCCGGCGACGGCCAGACCACGCTACTCGTGAGCCGCGTGCACACCCAACAGATCAATACGTTCGACCTACAAGCCGATGGCAGCGCGACAAATCAGACCCAGATCGCCGCCCCGCTCGGGAGCGAGGTCACGCAAATGACCACGCTCAGCACGGGAGGCGCCGAGTTCCTGATCACAGGCACGCGTGACGGCCCCGGTCTTCGGGTATTCGAATGGACCGCCGCGGGCCAACCCGAGCTTCGCGATAGCATCACCGATCACCCCAAGGTCGCCGCGGGCAACACGAGCGATCTGCAGACGCTCACCGTGGCGGGAACCCCCTACGTTCTCACCGCCTCGTCCACCGATGGCGCGATCAGCAGCTTCACCATCGGCGCGGACGGAAAGATGAAGCTCGTGGACACGCTGGGGGTCAAGGACGGTCTCTGGACCTCCGGCCTCGACGCGCTCGCACCGGTCGAGGCGCATGGTCACAGCTTCCTCGCCGTCACCGCCGTCAACTCCTCATCCCTGACGCTTCTGCGCGTCAACCCCATGGGCGTCCTCTTCGTCGAGGATCACGAGGTCGACAGTCTCGGCACGCGCTTTCACCGGGCCGACGCCGTCGCGTCCTTCACGGTGGGCGCGCGGGGTTTCATCCTGGCGGGCGGGGCCGATGACGGCATCACCCTGACCGAGATCATGCCGGATTTCTCGCTGATCCCGCATGATCCCCTCGTCAACGCGACCGGGGGCGCACTGGCCAATATTTCCGCGATCGCGACCGCCACGTTCCAGGATGAGGTGCAGGTCATCGCCGCCGGTCAGCCGGGCCTCTCGCTCGCGACACTCGACACCTCGCTTATCGCGGCGCCCCGGATCGGGACCGGTGGCAGCGACGTGCTGACCGGCGGGGCGGGCGATGACCTGATCTGGGGCGAGGCCGGGAACGACACGCTTCACGGTGGCGCGGGCGACGATATCCTGATGGGCGGCGCGGGCGCAGACCGGCTGACCGGCGGCACGGGGTCCGACCTCTTCATTCTCGACCGCGGCGCGGAGCGCGACATCATCACCGATTTCACCTTGGGCGAGGACATAATCGACCCGACGCGCTGGGGCCGCATCTACGACCATCAGGCGCTTTCGATCACGGCACAATCCGACGGCGCCGAGATCCGATATGCCGACTTCCGCGTCCGGCTCTATACCGATGACGGCTCGTCACTCTCGGCGGATGATTTCTCGAATGCCGACTTCCTGTTCTGA
- a CDS encoding nidogen-like domain-containing protein yields MPVTGQVVRGLGGAKGVGETPLPRSDDGSVRLDARDIFESGLSIFGTSYAGDAIYVNTNGAISFGAPLPGFPQDGAEPISGNILAPFWADIDTRIDGEGTESGQIWIDRDLATDTLTITWEDVGAYRRQADLTNLFQVQLIDRGSGDLDIIFRYERIEWTQGTAEGDAGAAAFLSGPRVPEALVLAADPAALHTTIGNTGEVGVWHFEMRQGAVDGAIPVNGLVLTGDAGANVLDGGAADDLLRGRPGPDVLRGFDGDDWLFGDDGADTLNGGAGDDVIIGGTSDADLRDVIYAGDGNDRVEGGHGNDLVYGGEGNDSIEGGFGVDELIGQGGNDVITGSALSDLIYGGDGSDFLNGGFGFDRLNGGAGADRFYHLGIPDHGSDWVQDYDAAEGDLLFWGGGPVSASDFQVNWADTANAGKDGVSEAFVIHRPSGHIIWALVDAADQPEINLRTPAGIYDLLA; encoded by the coding sequence ATGCCGGTAACGGGTCAGGTCGTGCGGGGTCTGGGCGGTGCAAAAGGAGTCGGCGAAACCCCTCTTCCGAGGTCGGATGACGGCTCGGTCCGGCTCGATGCGCGGGATATCTTCGAGAGCGGGCTGTCGATTTTCGGCACGTCCTACGCCGGCGACGCGATCTACGTGAACACGAACGGCGCGATCAGTTTCGGCGCGCCCCTGCCCGGTTTCCCCCAGGACGGCGCCGAGCCGATCAGCGGCAACATCCTTGCCCCGTTCTGGGCCGATATCGACACCCGTATCGACGGTGAAGGCACGGAAAGCGGGCAGATCTGGATTGACCGCGACCTCGCAACCGACACGCTGACCATCACCTGGGAGGATGTGGGCGCCTATAGGCGACAGGCCGATCTCACCAATCTCTTCCAGGTTCAGCTCATCGACCGCGGCAGCGGCGACCTCGACATCATTTTCCGCTACGAGCGCATCGAATGGACCCAGGGCACCGCCGAGGGCGATGCAGGCGCAGCGGCATTCCTGTCGGGGCCGCGCGTTCCAGAAGCGCTCGTCCTCGCGGCCGATCCCGCCGCGTTGCACACCACCATCGGCAATACCGGGGAGGTGGGGGTTTGGCATTTCGAGATGCGGCAGGGTGCGGTAGATGGCGCGATACCGGTGAACGGCCTCGTGCTGACCGGCGATGCGGGCGCTAATGTCCTGGACGGCGGAGCCGCCGACGATCTTCTTCGCGGGCGTCCCGGCCCCGATGTGCTGCGCGGCTTCGACGGGGACGACTGGCTGTTCGGTGACGATGGCGCCGACACGCTCAACGGTGGCGCGGGCGATGACGTGATCATCGGGGGAACCTCCGACGCCGATCTGCGCGACGTGATCTATGCCGGCGACGGCAACGACCGGGTCGAGGGCGGGCATGGCAACGATCTCGTCTACGGGGGGGAGGGCAACGACAGTATCGAGGGGGGCTTCGGCGTCGATGAGCTCATCGGCCAGGGCGGCAACGACGTGATCACCGGCTCGGCCCTGTCCGATCTCATCTACGGCGGCGACGGATCGGACTTCCTCAACGGCGGGTTCGGGTTCGACCGGCTCAATGGCGGCGCCGGTGCGGATCGGTTCTATCATCTCGGCATTCCCGATCACGGGTCGGACTGGGTTCAGGACTACGACGCAGCCGAGGGCGATCTGCTGTTCTGGGGCGGCGGCCCGGTCTCCGCATCGGATTTCCAGGTCAACTGGGCCGACACCGCGAATGCGGGAAAGGACGGCGTGTCCGAGGCCTTTGTCATCCATCGCCCGTCGGGACATATCATCTGGGCGCTTGTCGACGCCGCCGATCAGCCCGAAATCAACCTCCGGACACCTGCCGGGATCTATGACCTCCTTGCCTGA
- a CDS encoding metallophosphoesterase, which yields MALGRFKSILGDKRAVVPDGHVAPAPSVETVLAPDRPFVAIGDVHGRIDLLVPMIDAIRAETGPDVPIVMLGDYIDRGLNSAATLNTLFERQSQSPESFICLMGNHEKMMLEFIDDPAGKGARWLVNGGDETLANYGVAAKRAEMTAEDAVAAADALEAALPEGLQPWLRALPLTWSSGNMHCVHAAMDPDKPPHAQDRRTLLWGHPRFLSEPRTDGLTIVHGHTVMAQPAIGDGRISLDTGAYMTGVLAAAFISGGDCVFNV from the coding sequence ATGGCCCTTGGCCGGTTCAAATCCATTCTCGGCGACAAGCGGGCGGTCGTTCCAGACGGTCACGTCGCGCCCGCGCCAAGTGTCGAAACCGTTCTCGCACCGGACCGCCCCTTCGTCGCCATCGGCGACGTGCATGGCCGCATCGATCTGCTCGTCCCCATGATCGACGCAATCCGCGCCGAGACCGGGCCCGATGTGCCGATCGTCATGCTGGGCGATTACATCGACCGCGGCCTGAATTCGGCTGCGACGCTCAACACGCTTTTCGAACGGCAATCACAATCGCCCGAGAGTTTCATCTGCCTCATGGGCAACCACGAGAAGATGATGCTTGAATTCATCGACGACCCCGCAGGCAAGGGCGCCCGCTGGCTCGTCAATGGCGGTGACGAGACGCTTGCCAATTACGGCGTCGCCGCGAAGCGCGCCGAGATGACGGCCGAAGACGCGGTCGCGGCCGCCGATGCGCTCGAAGCCGCCTTGCCCGAAGGGCTGCAGCCGTGGTTGCGCGCGCTGCCCCTGACTTGGTCGAGCGGGAACATGCATTGTGTCCATGCCGCGATGGATCCCGACAAGCCACCGCATGCGCAAGACCGCCGCACGCTGCTCTGGGGTCATCCCCGGTTCCTCTCGGAACCGCGTACCGACGGGTTGACGATCGTGCACGGTCACACGGTGATGGCGCAACCGGCGATCGGCGATGGCCGCATCTCGCTCGACACCGGGGCTTACATGACGGGCGTGCTGGCCGCGGCTTTCATCTCCGGGGGCGATTGCGTCTTCAACGTCTGA
- a CDS encoding flavin reductase family protein encodes MASHRQNFIDAMRQVASTVTVVTTDGPAGQAGATVSAFSSLSADPPSVLVCLKADSRIAEAVAANGTFCVNILAEDGVELAQRFAGAFDQENPDRFDGLDVNITEFGPTLPRATSFTCTMRHRHVHGSHAICIGDVTGISNAGEKPLTYMSGSFHIVRPQKGE; translated from the coding sequence ATGGCGAGTCACAGGCAGAATTTCATTGACGCGATGCGGCAGGTCGCATCCACCGTGACGGTCGTGACGACCGACGGGCCGGCCGGCCAGGCGGGTGCGACAGTCAGCGCCTTCAGTTCGCTTTCGGCCGATCCGCCTTCGGTCCTCGTGTGCCTGAAGGCCGATTCGCGCATCGCCGAGGCCGTTGCCGCGAACGGGACGTTCTGCGTGAACATCCTGGCCGAGGATGGCGTCGAGCTTGCCCAGCGCTTCGCCGGCGCGTTCGACCAGGAGAATCCCGACAGGTTCGACGGGCTTGACGTGAACATCACGGAATTCGGCCCGACCCTGCCCCGCGCCACCTCGTTCACCTGTACCATGCGGCATCGGCACGTGCACGGAAGCCATGCCATCTGCATCGGTGACGTGACCGGCATTTCGAACGCGGGGGAGAAGCCGCTGACCTACATGAGCGGGTCATTTCACATCGTGCGTCCGCAGAAGGGCGAGTGA
- a CDS encoding glutamine amidotransferase, with amino-acid sequence MTKPFLILQLRPETPASDSEFFAFLEKGGLGADEVRRVRLDRESLPPELDLEDFSGVIVGGGPGCVSDAPDEKSEVEAHIERSVLSLMPEITGRDLPFLGCCYGIGILGAHLGGEIGKARYGEPVGTSTCEVTEAGREDPLLDGVPKRFDAFVGHKEAMQTLPEGCVHLVSSEPCPFQMVRYGQHVYATQFHPEADAAGFETRIHIYKDRGYFEPERADDLIEMCRAADVRAPERILRNFVKRYRG; translated from the coding sequence ATGACGAAACCATTCCTGATCCTGCAACTGCGGCCCGAGACGCCGGCTTCGGACAGCGAATTCTTCGCGTTTCTCGAGAAAGGGGGCCTCGGCGCCGACGAGGTGCGACGCGTTCGGCTGGATCGGGAATCGCTCCCGCCGGAGCTTGATCTCGAGGATTTCAGCGGCGTGATCGTCGGTGGCGGACCGGGATGCGTGAGCGACGCCCCGGATGAGAAAAGCGAAGTCGAGGCCCATATCGAGCGGAGTGTCCTGTCGCTCATGCCCGAGATCACGGGGAGGGACCTGCCGTTCCTGGGATGTTGCTATGGCATCGGGATCCTCGGGGCGCATCTGGGCGGCGAGATCGGCAAGGCGCGTTACGGAGAGCCCGTGGGCACCTCGACCTGCGAGGTGACGGAAGCGGGGCGCGAGGATCCGCTGCTCGACGGCGTGCCGAAGAGGTTCGATGCCTTCGTGGGCCACAAGGAGGCGATGCAGACATTGCCCGAGGGCTGTGTTCACCTCGTCTCGTCCGAGCCGTGCCCGTTCCAGATGGTGCGGTATGGACAGCATGTCTATGCGACGCAGTTCCACCCCGAGGCCGACGCGGCAGGGTTCGAGACACGCATACATATCTACAAGGATCGCGGATATTTCGAGCCGGAACGCGCCGATGATCTGATCGAGATGTGCCGGGCGGCCGATGTGCGCGCGCCCGAGCGGATATTGAGGAACTTCGTCAAGCGCTATCGCGGTTGA
- a CDS encoding DUF4170 domain-containing protein — MTQRLHLVFGGELTDPTKNVFKNVDDLHVVGIFPNYEAAYNAWKSEAQRTVDNAHTRYFIAHLHRLRDEEAEASPTEELG; from the coding sequence ATGACCCAACGCCTGCATCTCGTCTTCGGGGGCGAACTGACCGATCCCACGAAAAACGTGTTCAAGAACGTCGATGACCTGCATGTCGTCGGCATCTTTCCCAATTACGAAGCCGCCTACAACGCCTGGAAATCCGAGGCGCAGCGCACGGTGGACAATGCCCATACGCGGTATTTCATCGCCCATCTCCACCGCCTTCGCGACGAGGAGGCCGAGGCGTCGCCGACCGAGGAACTCGGCTGA
- a CDS encoding 3-deoxy-D-manno-octulosonic acid transferase, with the protein MARSISLSAYMAMARKGQRSREAPVERAPRPDGELVWGHASTVDHAHALVQMADRLIQLRPDLTLLLTTPPKLEGLGLSAPWLRRETARDDTVAEAEAFLDHWHPDLCLWTGGSLQPALLTCADHREIPLFLVDVDEAVVSRPGWRLLPDVSRSVLKSFSMILARNAATERALHRLGISPAEVAVTGVFQEGTRPLPCDEGERQALSDVLASRPVWLAAMAQLDELDVILAAHRQTSRIFHRLMLILVPDAVEDGDAFAERLEAEGLSHVRWSEGKEPDTGTQVLLGDTHGDLGLWYRLATISLMCSSLVPGHGGRDPNEPAAHGSAVLYGPNVSRYLAAYKRFAGAGAARIVRDTETLAAALERLIAPDQSAAMAHAAWEVASVGAEVTDRILDLVQDTLDVLEAT; encoded by the coding sequence ATGGCCCGCTCGATCAGCCTTTCCGCCTACATGGCGATGGCCCGCAAGGGGCAACGGTCCCGCGAGGCTCCGGTCGAGCGCGCGCCGCGCCCCGATGGTGAGCTTGTCTGGGGACACGCCAGCACCGTGGATCACGCGCACGCCCTGGTGCAGATGGCCGACCGCCTGATCCAGCTCAGACCGGATCTGACATTGCTGCTTACCACGCCGCCCAAGCTCGAAGGTCTCGGCCTCTCGGCGCCGTGGCTCCGGCGCGAGACCGCGCGGGACGACACGGTAGCCGAGGCAGAGGCGTTTCTCGATCACTGGCATCCCGATCTCTGTCTCTGGACCGGCGGCAGCTTGCAACCCGCGTTGCTGACCTGCGCCGACCACCGCGAGATTCCGCTTTTTCTTGTCGATGTCGACGAGGCGGTAGTTTCGCGACCGGGCTGGCGGTTGCTGCCGGATGTCTCGCGGTCCGTGCTGAAATCCTTCTCGATGATCCTGGCCCGGAACGCGGCGACCGAGCGTGCGCTTCACCGTCTCGGCATCTCGCCGGCCGAGGTGGCGGTGACGGGCGTATTCCAGGAAGGCACCCGCCCTCTGCCCTGTGACGAAGGCGAAAGACAGGCGCTTTCCGATGTGCTCGCAAGCCGGCCCGTTTGGCTCGCCGCGATGGCGCAGCTCGATGAGCTCGATGTGATCCTTGCCGCCCATCGTCAGACGAGCCGCATCTTTCATCGGCTCATGCTGATCCTTGTTCCCGATGCTGTCGAGGATGGCGATGCCTTCGCGGAGCGGCTCGAGGCCGAGGGGTTGAGCCATGTTCGCTGGTCCGAGGGAAAAGAGCCCGACACCGGCACACAGGTGCTGCTCGGTGACACGCATGGCGATCTGGGGCTGTGGTATCGGCTTGCCACGATCTCGCTCATGTGCAGTTCCCTGGTGCCGGGTCACGGCGGCCGCGATCCGAACGAACCCGCGGCGCATGGCTCGGCGGTTCTCTACGGACCCAACGTGAGCCGCTACCTCGCAGCCTACAAGCGCTTTGCCGGGGCCGGCGCGGCCCGCATCGTGCGCGATACTGAAACGCTCGCGGCGGCGCTCGAGCGATTGATCGCCCCGGATCAATCGGCCGCCATGGCCCACGCCGCCTGGGAGGTCGCCTCGGTTGGTGCCGAAGTGACGGATCGCATTCTCGATCTCGTGCAGGACACGCTCGACGTGCTCGAGGCGACCTGA